The following are encoded in a window of Passer domesticus isolate bPasDom1 chromosome 30, bPasDom1.hap1, whole genome shotgun sequence genomic DNA:
- the LOC135287554 gene encoding serine/threonine-protein kinase pim-1-like has protein sequence MAGPGRPDGTSAPLEVVLQDKVSTGFPGVIQLLEWLELPSDILMVLERCGVLHRDIKPENILVDLATGQAKLIDFGCGTYLQETAYTHFAGTPSYSPPEWTRFGWYHGEPATIWSLGILLHQMVCGKMPFRRGWNFSWGQLSLPQRLSPECQNLIGWCLSMHSLDRPSLEEVFCHPWMQDIPLP, from the exons atggccgggccggggcgg cccgacggcaccagcgctcccctggaggttgtgctgcaggacaaggtgtccacagGCTTCCCCGGTgtcatccagctgctggagtggcttgagctccccagcgACATTCTGATGGTGCTTgagcg ctgcggggtcctgcaccgcgacatcaaaccagagaacatcctggttgacctggccaccgggcaggcaAAGCTCAtcgactttggctgtggcacctacctgcaagagacagcctacactcactttgcag gaacaccatcatacagccccccggaatggacccgctttggctggtaccatggcgagccagctaccatctggtccctgggcatcctgctgcaccagatggtctgtgggaagatgcctttcaggaggggctggaacttcagctggggccagctctcactgccacaacggctctctccag agtgccaaaatctcatcgggtggtgtttatccatgcactCTTTggacagaccctcattagaagaggtgttctgtcatccttggatgcaggatattcctcTGCcgtag